From one Halosimplex rubrum genomic stretch:
- a CDS encoding DUF373 family protein, whose product MTTLVVCIDRAGDLVAGTDPPMVGREAVESLVVDVGVEDPEDSQVNCLLEALRVSRDLSEAGDETVVAVLAGTDDTIGADRAIARQVEELIDGHDPDSAVVVVDSAEDERLVPIVESRLTVDAVDRVVVRQARDIESTYYLLKQFLADEELRKTVLVPIGVALIAYPVLWWAVSPGVATGAIVAVVGLFFLYKGLGIDTYLASLPGQVQEALYSGQVALVTYVVAAGLSLVGVFAGAIGVSELGSESPLILASRFAFDAIPWLTGAALAASTGRLLDELIRREGVRSAYLNLPFGAVAVGLVVRGFSAYFLELADVFRPYRIRPIDVGPVAFEGATLEPPGTRLALFILAGVFVSLAGVRFAAYFSGTTVEQEFAHGREGGD is encoded by the coding sequence GTGACAACGCTGGTCGTCTGTATCGACCGCGCGGGCGACCTCGTGGCCGGGACGGACCCGCCGATGGTGGGGCGGGAGGCCGTCGAGTCGCTCGTCGTCGACGTCGGCGTCGAAGACCCCGAGGACAGCCAGGTCAACTGCCTGCTCGAAGCCCTCCGCGTCTCCCGTGACCTCTCGGAGGCCGGCGACGAGACCGTCGTCGCGGTGCTCGCGGGGACCGACGACACCATCGGCGCCGACCGCGCCATCGCCCGCCAGGTCGAGGAGCTCATCGACGGCCACGACCCCGACTCGGCCGTGGTCGTCGTCGACAGCGCCGAGGACGAGCGGCTCGTCCCCATCGTCGAGTCGCGCCTCACCGTCGACGCCGTCGACCGCGTCGTCGTCCGCCAGGCCCGCGACATCGAGTCGACCTACTACCTGCTCAAGCAGTTCCTCGCCGACGAGGAACTGCGCAAGACCGTCCTCGTCCCCATCGGCGTCGCGCTGATCGCCTACCCCGTCCTCTGGTGGGCCGTCAGCCCCGGCGTCGCCACCGGCGCCATCGTCGCCGTCGTCGGTCTCTTCTTCCTCTACAAGGGCCTCGGCATCGACACCTACCTCGCCTCCCTCCCGGGTCAGGTCCAGGAGGCGCTCTACTCGGGCCAGGTCGCGCTGGTCACCTACGTCGTCGCCGCCGGTCTCTCGCTGGTCGGCGTGTTCGCCGGCGCCATCGGCGTCTCGGAACTCGGCTCGGAGAGCCCGCTCATCCTCGCCAGCCGCTTCGCCTTCGACGCCATCCCCTGGCTGACCGGCGCCGCGCTGGCCGCCAGTACCGGTCGCCTGCTCGACGAACTCATCCGCCGCGAGGGCGTCCGCAGCGCCTACCTCAACCTCCCGTTCGGCGCCGTCGCCGTCGGCCTCGTCGTCCGCGGGTTCTCCGCGTACTTCCTCGAACTCGCCGACGTGTTCAGGCCCTACCGGATCCGACCCATCGACGTCGGCCCCGTCGCCTTCGAGGGTGCCACCCTCGAACCCCCCGGCACCCGCCTCGCCCTGTTCATCCTCGCCGGCGTCTTCGTGAGCCTCGCAGGCGTCCGGTTCGCCGCCTACTTCAGCGGCACGACCGTCGAACAGGAGTTCGCCCACGGCCGCGAGGGCGGCGACTAG
- the rnz gene encoding ribonuclease Z, which yields MRVTFLGTSGAVPTTRRNTSALLVNRDGDRLLFDCGEGTQRQMMRFSTGFAVDHVFVTHCHGDHVLGIPGLVQTFDFNDRERPLAIHAPHGTRGQIEDLVHAAGNDPSFPVRINQVGPDEVVLDRDEYEVRAVRTDHRTNAVGYALVEDDRKGRFDREKAEGELGISPGPKYSKLHRGEAVEHDGRTVEPEEVVGPPRPGRRMVYTGDTRPTDAVAAAAEDADLLVHDATFASDWADRATETAHSTAREAAAIADRAGAKRLALTHISTRYAGDDSPIEREAREHFDGDAWIPDDGDRFDVPFPDDSDDDSAD from the coding sequence ATGCGCGTGACGTTTCTCGGCACGAGCGGCGCGGTCCCGACCACTCGACGCAACACGAGCGCGCTGCTGGTCAACCGCGACGGCGACCGCTTGCTGTTCGACTGCGGCGAGGGGACCCAGCGCCAGATGATGCGCTTCTCCACCGGCTTCGCCGTCGACCACGTCTTCGTCACGCACTGCCACGGCGACCACGTCCTCGGCATCCCCGGGCTCGTCCAGACCTTCGACTTCAACGACCGCGAGCGCCCGCTCGCAATCCACGCCCCTCACGGCACCCGCGGCCAGATCGAGGACCTGGTCCACGCCGCCGGCAACGACCCGTCGTTCCCCGTCCGGATCAACCAGGTCGGCCCCGACGAGGTCGTCCTCGACCGCGACGAGTACGAGGTGCGGGCCGTCCGCACGGACCACCGCACCAACGCTGTCGGCTACGCTCTCGTCGAGGACGACCGCAAGGGCCGCTTCGACCGCGAGAAGGCCGAGGGGGAGCTCGGCATCTCCCCCGGGCCGAAGTACTCGAAGCTCCACCGCGGCGAGGCCGTCGAACACGACGGCCGGACCGTCGAACCCGAGGAGGTCGTCGGCCCGCCGCGACCCGGCCGCCGGATGGTCTACACCGGCGACACCCGACCGACCGACGCCGTCGCCGCCGCCGCCGAAGACGCCGATCTCCTCGTCCACGACGCCACCTTCGCGAGCGACTGGGCCGACCGCGCGACGGAGACCGCCCACTCCACCGCCCGCGAGGCCGCCGCCATCGCCGACCGCGCCGGCGCGAAACGGCTCGCGCTCACCCACATCTCCACGCGCTACGCCGGCGACGACTCGCCCATCGAACGCGAGGCCCGCGAGCACTTCGACGGCGACGCCTGGATCCCCGACGACGGCGACCGGTTCGACGTGCCGTTCCCCGACGACTCCGACGACGACTCCGCGGACTGA
- a CDS encoding DUF4382 domain-containing protein, whose translation MRRAVVAVATALLVVTAGCAGMTGTATPGAGSGTGGDGGSATDGADAGTVNFYVSDQPNDMDDFAHLNVTITQVQFHLVDAANESADETDNESTATSVNETGENETTANGTAIPIETDDEETEEPETESDDEADEMDDDEDGRWVTRDVNATSVDLSQLRGANATLLEQFDLPSGEYDTVHMAVSEVEGTLKNGDDQRVKLPSNKLQLDTEFTVENGSEVDFVYDVTVHEAGNSGKYILKPVVSESGTDVEIERVDDDDDERSISASFVGNVSAGENVTVRVTENGSAVANATVSVDDGADGTTDADGEYVVSVPAGAEELEIEVGSNDAEAELEAEFGSDGDDDRPGDGGPGEGAGNGQGN comes from the coding sequence ATGAGGCGAGCGGTCGTCGCGGTGGCGACGGCGCTGCTGGTCGTCACCGCCGGCTGTGCCGGAATGACCGGCACGGCGACCCCCGGCGCCGGGAGCGGAACCGGCGGCGACGGCGGGAGCGCGACCGACGGCGCCGACGCCGGGACGGTCAACTTCTACGTGAGCGACCAGCCCAACGACATGGACGACTTCGCGCACCTGAACGTCACGATCACGCAGGTGCAGTTCCACCTCGTCGACGCCGCCAACGAGTCGGCCGACGAGACGGACAACGAGTCCACGGCCACGTCCGTGAACGAGACGGGCGAGAACGAGACGACCGCCAACGGGACCGCGATCCCGATCGAAACTGACGACGAGGAGACCGAAGAACCCGAAACCGAGTCCGACGACGAGGCGGACGAGATGGACGACGACGAGGACGGTCGCTGGGTCACTCGCGACGTGAACGCGACCTCGGTCGACCTCTCGCAGTTGCGCGGCGCGAACGCGACGCTGCTGGAGCAGTTCGACCTTCCCTCGGGCGAGTACGACACGGTCCACATGGCGGTCAGCGAGGTCGAAGGGACGCTGAAAAACGGCGACGACCAGCGGGTCAAACTCCCGAGCAACAAGCTCCAGCTCGACACGGAGTTCACCGTCGAGAACGGGTCGGAAGTCGACTTCGTCTACGACGTGACCGTCCACGAGGCGGGCAACAGCGGGAAGTACATCCTGAAGCCGGTCGTGAGCGAGTCCGGGACCGACGTCGAGATCGAACGAGTCGACGACGATGACGACGAGCGCTCGATCAGCGCGTCGTTCGTCGGCAACGTCTCCGCCGGCGAGAACGTCACCGTCCGGGTGACCGAGAACGGCTCGGCGGTCGCGAACGCGACGGTGAGCGTCGACGACGGCGCGGACGGGACGACCGACGCCGACGGCGAGTACGTCGTCAGCGTCCCCGCCGGCGCCGAGGAACTCGAGATCGAGGTCGGTTCGAACGACGCCGAGGCCGAACTCGAAGCCGAGTTCGGATCGGACGGGGACGACGACCGTCCCGGTGACGGCGGTCCCGGCGAGGGCGCCGGGAACGGCCAGGGCAACTGA
- the alaS gene encoding alanine--tRNA ligase produces the protein MSDLEQEYRLDYFEEHGFHRKECSECGAHFWTLDGDRATCGEPPCEEYGFIDDPGFDEQLSLEETREAFLSFFEERGHERIDPYPVAANRWRDDVLLTQASIYDFQPHVTSGESPPPANPLVVSQPCIRMQDIDNVGKTGRHTMAFEMGGHHAFNADEGTDYAYEGEVYWKDQCVEHCVDLLDSVGADVEDLTLIEDPWVGGGNAGPAFEVIYRGLELATLVFMQFEQDPEGEFEMKDGNTYSRMDRRVIDTGYGIERWTWMSQGTPTVYEAVYPETIDFLKENAGLDYSEREAEIVHRAAKLAGHMDIDEAEDMESARDNIADQLDVSTGELTDLLEPLEDIYAIADHCRTLAYMLGDNIVPSNVGTGYLARMVLRRTKRLVDNVGVDAPLDELVDMQAERLGYENRDTVRDIVRTEVEKYRETLDRGGRRVRQLADDYAQQGEPIPVGELIELYDSHGIQPDMVEEIAAEKGVEVEAPDDFYALVAERHGGGQAFEEEEGRPYADRLAELPDTDRLYYEDQQRTEFEAVVLEVFERDDDRYDVVLDQTMFYPEGGGQPPDHGTLSTDDVTAEVTDAQIVDGVILHTADEDPGKGEFVRGQIDATRRRRLMAHHTATHIVIHAARQVLGEHVRQAGAQKGVESSRIDVSHYESISREQVEEIEHRANDIVRSNGPVTQEWPDRHEAEDEHGFDLYQGGIPAGENIRLVHVAEDVQACGGTHVARTGDIGTIKILGTERVQDGVIRIEFAAGDAAVQATQDTEDALYAAADTLDVAPEEVPETAERFFTEWKERGKTIEDLKEELAEVRAAGSGGGEEVEVGAETAVVQRLDGDMDELRATANALVEEDKIAVLGSGRDGATFVVAVPDGSAVNAGEVVSQLAAKVGGGGGGPPDFAQGGGPDADALDDALDEAPDVLQQVANA, from the coding sequence ATGAGCGACCTCGAACAGGAGTATCGACTCGACTACTTCGAGGAGCACGGCTTCCACCGGAAGGAGTGCTCCGAGTGTGGGGCCCACTTCTGGACGCTCGACGGGGACCGGGCGACCTGCGGCGAGCCGCCATGCGAAGAGTACGGCTTCATCGACGACCCCGGCTTCGACGAACAGCTGTCGCTCGAAGAGACCCGCGAGGCGTTCCTCTCCTTCTTCGAGGAGCGGGGTCACGAGCGCATCGACCCCTACCCGGTCGCGGCCAATCGCTGGCGCGACGACGTGCTTCTCACGCAGGCTTCTATTTACGACTTCCAACCGCACGTCACCAGCGGCGAGTCCCCGCCGCCGGCCAACCCGCTGGTCGTCTCCCAGCCCTGCATCCGGATGCAGGACATCGACAACGTCGGCAAGACCGGCCGGCACACCATGGCCTTCGAGATGGGCGGCCACCACGCGTTCAACGCCGACGAAGGCACCGACTACGCCTACGAGGGCGAGGTCTACTGGAAGGACCAGTGCGTCGAGCACTGCGTCGACCTGCTCGATTCGGTCGGCGCCGACGTGGAGGATCTGACCCTCATCGAGGACCCGTGGGTCGGCGGCGGCAACGCCGGCCCCGCCTTCGAGGTCATCTACCGCGGGCTCGAACTCGCGACGCTCGTCTTCATGCAGTTCGAGCAGGATCCGGAGGGGGAGTTCGAGATGAAAGACGGCAACACGTACAGCCGGATGGACCGCCGGGTCATCGACACCGGCTACGGCATCGAGCGCTGGACGTGGATGTCCCAGGGCACCCCCACCGTCTACGAGGCCGTCTACCCCGAGACGATCGACTTCCTGAAAGAGAACGCCGGCCTCGACTACTCCGAGCGGGAGGCGGAGATCGTCCACCGCGCCGCGAAGCTCGCGGGCCACATGGACATCGACGAGGCCGAGGACATGGAGTCGGCCCGCGACAACATCGCCGACCAGCTCGACGTGAGTACCGGCGAACTCACCGACCTGCTCGAACCGCTGGAGGACATCTACGCCATCGCCGACCACTGCCGGACGCTCGCGTACATGCTCGGCGACAACATCGTCCCGTCGAACGTCGGCACGGGCTATCTCGCCCGGATGGTCCTCCGCCGGACCAAGCGCCTGGTGGACAACGTCGGCGTCGACGCGCCGCTGGACGAACTCGTCGACATGCAGGCCGAGCGGCTGGGCTACGAGAACCGCGACACCGTCCGCGACATCGTCCGGACCGAGGTCGAGAAGTATCGCGAGACCCTCGACCGCGGGGGACGGCGCGTCCGCCAGCTCGCCGACGACTACGCTCAGCAGGGCGAGCCGATCCCGGTCGGCGAGCTCATCGAGCTGTACGACTCCCACGGCATCCAGCCGGACATGGTGGAGGAGATCGCCGCCGAGAAGGGCGTCGAGGTGGAGGCGCCCGACGACTTCTACGCGCTCGTGGCCGAACGCCACGGCGGCGGCCAGGCCTTCGAGGAGGAGGAGGGCCGACCCTACGCCGATCGACTGGCGGAGCTCCCGGACACCGACCGGCTGTACTACGAGGACCAGCAGCGCACGGAGTTCGAAGCGGTGGTACTGGAGGTGTTCGAGCGCGACGACGACCGCTACGACGTGGTGCTCGACCAGACGATGTTCTACCCCGAGGGCGGGGGCCAGCCGCCGGACCACGGGACGCTGTCGACCGACGACGTGACCGCCGAGGTCACCGACGCCCAGATCGTCGACGGCGTCATCCTCCACACGGCCGACGAGGACCCCGGGAAAGGCGAGTTCGTCCGCGGCCAGATCGACGCGACCCGGCGCCGTCGGCTGATGGCCCACCACACCGCGACCCACATCGTCATCCACGCCGCCCGGCAGGTGCTGGGCGAGCACGTCCGCCAGGCCGGCGCCCAGAAGGGCGTCGAGTCCTCGCGCATCGACGTGTCCCACTACGAATCGATCTCCCGCGAGCAGGTCGAAGAGATCGAACACCGCGCCAACGACATCGTCCGCTCGAACGGGCCGGTCACACAGGAGTGGCCCGACCGCCACGAGGCCGAGGACGAGCACGGCTTCGACCTCTACCAGGGCGGCATCCCCGCCGGCGAGAACATCCGGCTCGTCCACGTCGCCGAGGACGTGCAGGCCTGCGGCGGCACCCACGTCGCCCGCACCGGCGACATCGGCACGATCAAGATCCTCGGCACCGAGCGCGTCCAGGACGGCGTCATCCGCATCGAGTTCGCCGCGGGCGACGCCGCCGTCCAGGCCACCCAGGACACCGAGGACGCCCTCTACGCGGCCGCCGACACCCTCGACGTGGCCCCCGAGGAGGTGCCCGAGACGGCCGAGCGCTTCTTCACCGAGTGGAAGGAGCGCGGCAAGACCATCGAGGACCTGAAGGAGGAACTCGCCGAGGTCCGCGCCGCGGGCTCGGGCGGCGGCGAGGAAGTCGAAGTCGGCGCGGAGACCGCGGTCGTCCAGCGTCTCGACGGCGACATGGACGAACTCCGCGCCACGGCCAACGCCCTCGTCGAAGAGGACAAGATCGCGGTGCTCGGATCGGGTCGCGACGGCGCGACCTTCGTCGTCGCCGTCCCCGACGGCTCCGCGGTCAACGCCGGCGAGGTCGTGAGCCAACTCGCCGCGAAGGTCGGCGGCGGCGGCGGCGGCCCGCCCGACTTCGCGCAGGGCGGCGGCCCCGACGCCGACGCGCTCGACGACGCGCTCGACGAGGCCCCCGACGTGCTCCAGCAGGTCGCGAACGCGTAG
- a CDS encoding ubiquitin-like small modifier protein 1 produces MHWRLFATLAETAGDTEIEVDTGAETVGDAFDALLDAHPGLESEVLDDDGELYGHVRLLHEGRDPFAEADGFETSVDDGDELALFPPVSGG; encoded by the coding sequence ATGCACTGGCGACTGTTCGCCACGCTCGCCGAGACGGCCGGCGACACCGAGATCGAGGTCGACACCGGCGCCGAAACCGTCGGCGACGCCTTCGACGCGCTGCTGGACGCTCACCCCGGCCTCGAATCGGAGGTCCTCGACGACGACGGCGAGTTGTACGGCCACGTCCGTCTGCTCCACGAGGGCCGTGATCCGTTCGCCGAGGCCGATGGCTTCGAGACGAGCGTCGACGACGGCGACGAACTCGCGCTTTTTCCGCCGGTCAGCGGCGGATAA
- a CDS encoding TrkA C-terminal domain-containing protein produces the protein MNGLAAGVWPAFAAVGDIALVADAAATGDLAGAVVGQSGSLTERALTNAVRVLAFAVLAAGVAAAVALLYRWYVRERVPGELPALFGLSAVAVVLNTDQALGEVIAPDGSGDPLDQAGILFHVVTFLVALAATRAGADVGDRLGSDVAVATGERAVETEVSRVVQAVGRVITVELPDEVEDIVGYDPVPAETTEKLAGKTFVFPRRLTVEELRERLVTRLKADYGVGHVDLELADDGSVEYLAVGSRAAGIGPTLPPETSAVAVRADPAFAASAGDLVQVWRTDPFERVVTAELRGVVDDVATLAIDAADTRKLDGEGEYKLVTLPVETRPDREFASILRVAEETMAAVTVGAGSDLAGQPVGALDVTVVAIRPDSGPVEPLPARDRTLAPGDAVYVVAAPEAIRKVEAAATPRDGATPEPSGVAGAALTPDEQIDPGRTVGEESVDGETPPDASGSVGNGTKSAESAADPLVDADAPGIEALEAERSDAPADGESADDEATDPDDGAADFGESAADPAEDSEADNATPGAEGASDDRSGEPAREELADLPGTDVDELTGPDASADETVGDDSETIAESGAPGEVADDVESDDGADEAESGDDDDGEAADEASNGSDWTVAVDQRREDDE, from the coding sequence GTGAACGGCCTCGCGGCGGGCGTCTGGCCCGCGTTCGCGGCGGTCGGCGACATCGCGCTCGTCGCCGACGCCGCAGCTACTGGCGACCTCGCGGGCGCGGTCGTCGGCCAGTCCGGCTCGCTCACCGAGCGGGCGCTGACGAACGCGGTGCGCGTGCTCGCCTTCGCCGTCCTCGCCGCCGGCGTGGCGGCGGCCGTCGCGCTCCTCTATCGCTGGTACGTCCGCGAGCGCGTCCCCGGTGAACTCCCCGCCCTGTTCGGTCTCAGTGCCGTCGCGGTCGTCCTCAACACCGACCAGGCGCTCGGGGAGGTCATCGCGCCCGACGGGAGCGGCGACCCCCTGGACCAGGCGGGGATCCTGTTCCACGTCGTCACGTTCCTCGTCGCACTGGCCGCGACCCGCGCCGGCGCCGACGTGGGCGACCGCCTCGGCAGCGACGTGGCCGTCGCCACCGGCGAACGGGCCGTCGAGACGGAGGTCAGCCGCGTCGTCCAGGCCGTCGGCCGCGTCATCACCGTCGAGCTCCCCGACGAGGTCGAGGACATCGTCGGCTACGACCCCGTCCCCGCCGAGACTACGGAGAAACTCGCCGGCAAGACGTTCGTCTTCCCGCGGCGGCTGACCGTCGAGGAGCTGCGCGAGCGCCTCGTGACGCGGCTGAAGGCCGACTACGGCGTCGGCCACGTCGACCTCGAACTGGCCGACGACGGGAGCGTCGAGTACCTCGCCGTCGGCTCCCGCGCCGCCGGTATCGGTCCGACCTTGCCCCCCGAGACCTCGGCGGTCGCGGTGAGAGCCGACCCCGCCTTCGCCGCCAGCGCCGGCGACCTCGTCCAGGTGTGGCGCACGGACCCCTTCGAGCGCGTCGTCACCGCGGAGCTGCGCGGGGTCGTCGACGACGTGGCGACGCTCGCCATCGACGCCGCCGACACGCGGAAACTCGACGGCGAGGGCGAGTACAAACTGGTGACCCTGCCCGTCGAGACGCGCCCCGACCGGGAGTTCGCGTCGATCCTCCGGGTCGCCGAGGAGACGATGGCCGCCGTCACCGTCGGCGCGGGGAGCGACCTCGCGGGCCAGCCCGTCGGCGCCCTCGACGTGACCGTCGTCGCGATCCGGCCCGACTCGGGGCCCGTCGAACCGCTCCCGGCCCGCGACCGGACGCTCGCCCCCGGCGACGCCGTCTACGTCGTCGCCGCCCCGGAGGCCATCCGCAAGGTCGAAGCGGCCGCGACGCCCCGCGACGGTGCGACGCCGGAGCCCTCCGGCGTCGCCGGCGCCGCGCTCACCCCCGACGAACAGATCGACCCCGGGCGAACGGTCGGCGAGGAGTCGGTCGACGGCGAGACGCCGCCGGACGCGTCGGGGTCGGTCGGAAACGGGACGAAGTCGGCGGAGTCGGCCGCCGACCCCCTCGTCGACGCGGACGCCCCCGGCATCGAGGCGCTCGAAGCCGAGCGGTCGGACGCGCCGGCGGACGGCGAGTCGGCCGACGACGAGGCGACCGACCCGGACGACGGCGCCGCGGACTTCGGCGAGAGCGCCGCGGACCCGGCCGAAGATTCGGAGGCCGATAACGCGACGCCCGGGGCCGAGGGCGCATCGGACGACCGGTCCGGAGAGCCGGCGCGCGAGGAGCTCGCCGACCTCCCCGGTACCGACGTGGACGAGCTGACCGGCCCTGACGCGTCCGCCGACGAGACCGTCGGCGACGACTCGGAGACCATCGCCGAGTCGGGCGCTCCCGGGGAGGTGGCGGACGATGTCGAGTCAGACGACGGCGCGGACGAAGCGGAGTCGGGTGACGACGACGATGGGGAAGCCGCCGACGAGGCGTCGAACGGGAGCGACTGGACGGTCGCGGTCGACCAGCGCCGCGAGGACGACGAGTAG
- a CDS encoding potassium channel family protein produces the protein MASFPVELLFGIYLGILTGIIPGLVAWSLGFVFKYFTGVTIPGFGVVVLSVALAGVNGGLLALADPTISESANAVTITTAILVVLMISLYAHSRGDQMGMTFPKRLSLKQLRERTLAADVRGALAGRDEARVRVVGEVADMEGYPPLPDELRAEIRASEWTFPADLRISELESRLAERLKTEYDLGDAAVTVDERGRASVVAAPPFSGLSKRVPDGKRAVSVTALVPTGVARSDEVTLITPDAQVRGTVVSAKTQKATAAAGPDPEATGSDDDEADADGDDEDGVPQPVRAPTTTGGEGRITVAVTRTDAEPLLKADRARVVVESRGVRREYELLSLLRRAGRRFGRVTVGAGGPLDGATVGEANVRGAYGVAVMAVRGASGWVVAPKGSTTLSPGDEVFAVGTRGELDAFREAVA, from the coding sequence ATGGCTTCGTTCCCGGTCGAACTGCTGTTCGGTATCTATCTCGGTATCCTCACGGGTATCATCCCGGGACTGGTCGCGTGGTCGCTCGGGTTCGTCTTCAAGTACTTCACCGGCGTCACCATCCCCGGGTTCGGTGTGGTCGTCCTCTCGGTCGCGCTGGCGGGGGTCAACGGCGGCCTGCTCGCGCTCGCGGACCCGACGATCTCCGAATCGGCCAACGCCGTGACGATCACGACCGCGATCCTGGTCGTCCTGATGATCTCGCTGTACGCCCACAGCCGCGGCGACCAGATGGGGATGACCTTCCCCAAGCGGCTCTCGCTGAAGCAACTCCGCGAGCGGACGCTCGCCGCGGACGTGCGGGGCGCGCTCGCCGGCCGCGACGAGGCGCGGGTCCGCGTCGTCGGCGAGGTCGCCGACATGGAGGGGTACCCGCCGCTCCCGGACGAGCTGCGCGCCGAGATCCGCGCGAGCGAGTGGACGTTCCCCGCCGATCTGCGGATCTCCGAGCTCGAATCGCGGCTGGCCGAGCGGCTCAAGACCGAGTACGACCTGGGCGACGCCGCCGTCACCGTCGACGAGCGCGGCCGCGCCTCGGTCGTCGCCGCGCCGCCCTTCTCCGGCCTGTCCAAACGGGTCCCCGACGGCAAGCGGGCGGTCTCGGTGACCGCGCTGGTCCCGACGGGCGTCGCCCGCAGCGACGAGGTGACGCTCATCACGCCCGACGCGCAGGTCCGCGGGACGGTCGTCAGCGCGAAGACCCAGAAGGCGACCGCCGCCGCCGGGCCCGACCCCGAGGCGACGGGGAGCGACGACGACGAGGCCGACGCCGACGGGGACGACGAGGACGGCGTCCCACAGCCGGTGCGGGCGCCGACGACGACCGGTGGCGAGGGGCGGATCACGGTCGCGGTCACGCGGACGGACGCCGAGCCGCTGCTGAAGGCCGACCGCGCCCGCGTGGTCGTCGAGTCCCGCGGCGTCCGCCGGGAGTACGAACTGCTCAGTCTCCTCCGCAGAGCGGGCCGCCGGTTCGGGCGCGTCACGGTCGGCGCCGGCGGGCCGCTCGACGGCGCGACCGTCGGCGAGGCGAACGTCCGGGGCGCCTACGGCGTCGCCGTGATGGCGGTGCGGGGCGCGAGCGGCTGGGTCGTCGCGCCCAAGGGGTCGACGACGCTCTCCCCGGGCGACGAGGTGTTCGCCGTCGGGACGCGCGGGGAACTCGACGCGTTCCGGGAGGCGGTGGCGTGA
- a CDS encoding NAD-binding protein yields MDPRRLAHHPQTVFVGTRAAVWLPTVVAILSFGTGVANISATSVNPLIETYIDIPREVQRAAGFTGALTGFLMLLSAWGMRRRLRAAWFSTVVLLPVTAVQGLAQSSRYSLPLIALSLLSLPTVLVNYRRFDRRADLSTTQLAAAAALSGTLVYGTVGAYQLREEFTNLSTLTDALYYTIVTASTVGYGDVTPASQQAKLFGMSVLVLGVASFTVALGSLLGPAIEARLSQALGTMNESDLELLDDHVVVLGYGDLTEPLLEELSHAAEFVVITPDSDLAASLRTRDLHVVVGDPSDEDPQRQAGVEHARAVIAATNEDAQDALSILTARQCHPGARIVAAATDRENVEKLRRAGADAVISPAVIGGHLLVESALGSGDMEGLAERLLDAEDDDGADD; encoded by the coding sequence ATGGACCCGAGGCGGCTGGCGCACCATCCGCAGACGGTGTTCGTCGGGACCCGCGCAGCCGTCTGGCTACCGACCGTCGTCGCCATCCTCTCGTTCGGGACGGGCGTGGCCAACATCAGCGCCACGTCGGTCAACCCCCTCATCGAGACGTACATCGATATCCCCCGAGAGGTGCAGCGCGCTGCGGGCTTCACCGGCGCGCTCACCGGCTTCCTGATGCTGCTGAGCGCCTGGGGGATGCGCCGGCGGCTGCGCGCGGCGTGGTTCTCGACGGTCGTGCTCCTCCCGGTGACGGCCGTCCAGGGGCTCGCCCAATCGAGCCGCTACTCGCTGCCGCTGATCGCCCTGTCGCTGCTGTCGCTGCCGACCGTACTGGTGAACTACCGGCGGTTCGACCGGCGGGCGGACCTCTCGACGACCCAGCTCGCCGCGGCCGCCGCGCTGTCGGGGACGCTCGTCTACGGCACCGTCGGCGCCTACCAGCTGCGCGAGGAGTTCACCAACCTCTCGACGCTGACCGACGCGCTGTACTACACCATCGTCACCGCCAGCACCGTCGGCTACGGCGACGTGACGCCCGCGAGCCAGCAGGCGAAGCTGTTCGGGATGAGCGTCCTCGTGCTCGGCGTCGCCAGCTTCACCGTCGCGCTGGGGTCGCTGCTGGGCCCCGCCATCGAGGCTCGCCTCTCGCAAGCACTCGGTACAATGAACGAATCCGACCTGGAACTCCTGGACGACCACGTCGTCGTCCTGGGCTACGGCGACCTGACCGAACCGCTGCTCGAAGAACTCTCCCACGCCGCCGAGTTCGTCGTGATAACGCCCGACAGCGACCTGGCGGCCTCGTTGCGAACCCGGGACCTACACGTCGTCGTCGGCGACCCCAGCGACGAGGACCCGCAGAGACAGGCCGGCGTCGAACACGCCCGCGCCGTCATCGCCGCGACCAACGAAGACGCTCAGGACGCGCTGTCGATCCTCACCGCCCGACAGTGCCACCCCGGCGCCCGCATCGTCGCCGCCGCCACCGACCGCGAGAACGTCGAGAAACTCCGTCGCGCCGGCGCCGACGCCGTCATCAGCCCCGCCGTCATCGGCGGCCACCTCCTCGTCGAGTCCGCGCTGGGCAGCGGCGACATGGAGGGGCTCGCCGAGCGCCTGCTCGACGCCGAGGACGACGACGGGGCCGACGACTGA